Proteins encoded by one window of Heliangelus exortis chromosome 5, bHelExo1.hap1, whole genome shotgun sequence:
- the ZBTB42 gene encoding zinc finger and BTB domain-containing protein 42 has translation MEFPDHSRQLLQCLSQQRHQGFLCDCTVLVGEAQFRAHRAVLASCSMYFHLFYRDQLDKRDIVHLNSDIVTAPAFSLLLEFMYEGKLEFNSLPVEDVLAAASYLHMYDIVKVCKGKLKDKELCSEEKINDEAASLEKAEHFLDAGVPLVHEFDPGNKQKFSVAEYERAAGKEKVSSHPAWSSDHLSVSSVPTEAEPCAAAAGKTKANVNSSTGPLSQRSVNHPLASSDVDCALDLSFKPVPGRDSLHPSYVFGQLASDSQQQGTEPLVKDEQDLLSDQEDGEARSPESQHFGNSAKSLVTGLGHMFAGNGSSHAREEDIDQERDESEDDMDSSDISSSGVLVPPGHICICPLCSKVFPSPHILQLHLSSHFRDKDGSRTRLSPDGSVPTCTLCGKTFSCMYTLKRHERTHSGEKPYTCGQCGKSFQYSHNLSRHAVVHTREKPHGCKWCERRFTQSGDLYRHIRKFHCGLVKSLVV, from the coding sequence ATGGAGTTTCCAGACCATAGCCGCCAGTTGCTGCAGTGTCTGAGTCAGCAGCGTCACCAGGGCTTCCTGTGTGACTGTACTGTTTTAGTTGGAGAAGCTCAATTCAGAGCTCACAGAGCCGTTCTTGCCTCTTGCAGTATGTACTTCCATCTTTTCTACAGGGACCAGTTAGACAAAAGGGATATTGTGCATCTGAACAGTGACATTGTCACAGCCCCTGCCTTCAGCCTGCTGCTCGAATTCATGTACGAGGGAAAGCTGGAATTCAACAGTCTCCCGGTCGAAGATGTGCTGGCTGCGGCTAGCTACCTTCACATGTATGACATTGTGAAAGTCTGCAAGGGCAAGTTGAAAGATAAAGAATTATGTTCCGAAGAGAAGATTAATGATGAGGCAGCTAGTTTGGAGAAAGCAGAGCATTTTCTAGATGCTGGGGTGCCCCTGGTCCACGAGTTTGAcccaggaaacaaacaaaaattcagcGTTGCAGAATACGAGAGAGCAGCAGGCAAAGAAAAGGTCAGCAGTCACCCCGCCTGGTCCTCTGATCATCTAAGTGTCAGCTCTGTGCCGACAGAGGCAGAACCGTGCGCcgcagcagctggaaaaacaaaggCTAATGTCAATAGTTCCACGGGACCTTTGTCCCAAAGGTCTGTTAACCATCCCCTGGCTTCGAGTGATGTGGACTGCGCGCTGGATTTGTCTTTCAAGCCCGTGCCGGGGAGAGATTCCTTACACCCCTCCTATGTCTTTGGACAGCTGGCTTCCgacagccagcagcagggtaCCGAGCCACTTGTTAAAGATGAACAAGACTTGCTGTCAGATCAGGAGGATGGCGAAGCCAGGAGTCCGGAGAGTCAGCATTTTGGGAATTCAGCCAAAAGCCTAGTGACAGGGTTAGGACACATGTTCGCGGGGAATGGCAGCTCTCATGCCCGAGAGGAGGATATAGATCAAGAGCGAGACGAGAGTGAGGACGACATGGATTCCTCGGACATCTCCTCCTCGGGTGTCCTCGTGCCTCCCGGGCATATCTGCATTTGCCCCCTCTGTAGCAAGGTGTTCCCCAGCCCACACATCCTTCAGCTGCACCTGAGCTCCCACTTCCGTGACAAGGACGGCTCCCGGACCCGCCTGTCTCCCGACGGGTCCGTCCCCACTTGTACCCTCTGTGGGAAGACTTTCTCTTGCATGTACACCTTAAAAAGGCATGAGAGGACTCACTCGGGGGAGAAGCCCTACACCTGCGGCCAGTGTGGGAAGAGCTTCCAGTATTCCCACAACCTCAGCCGACACGCTGTGGTGCACACCAGGGAGAAACCCCACGGGTGCAAGTGGTGCGAGAGACGGTTCACCCAGTCTGGGGATTTGTACAGACATATCCGCAAATTTCATTGTGGCCTTGTAAAGTCCTTGGTTGTTTGA